One Gadus chalcogrammus isolate NIFS_2021 chromosome 22, NIFS_Gcha_1.0, whole genome shotgun sequence genomic window carries:
- the sesn2 gene encoding sestrin-2 gives MNSESGTSVPCEAKPPPSSGRPRLNHSESEPDLGPNPKTFTRLCSRDEEDRAAALDELTQAVLARLGLDRPGSERLCASTLLHLLRLSRSCPLSEVRERAAKLLRTAQERGVEVPRALTSGSSAFIPAKEMQKEGIEQDVLLDAFFSLGRLDNITMAMGLHPAYLSCFLRTQHALLDLDGPLPSLWRHYIVIMAAARHQCSYLVQQHSAAYLEAGGDESWLGGVQQAPAKLRSLQGLNKLLAHRPWLITQQHIQELVCPGAESRWSLAELIHAVILMAHAHSLSSFVWGCGVNPEPDHTGGHAFSPPSPNHLPCGPHSPAHEDGRQELTDGVMEVEVLMKRMVELQEQEEECTQEEMLTRFERERSESIPTAVVRGAPPEVVLRLVEDPEFSYEDFAPRGEQAPPTMRAQDYSWEDHGYSLVNRLLPDMGQLLDEKFQVVSNLTYHRMAMHEGVDTYTLRKALWNYIHCLYGIRYDDYDYGGVNVLLERSLKVFVKTVACHPEQTTARIYHAFWRHFKHSEKVHANLIVMEARLQAALLYTLRAITHYMR, from the exons ATGAACAGTGAATCAGGGACATCCGTGCCGTGTGAAGCCAAACCACCTCCCTCCTCCGGTCGCCCACGCCTCAACCACTCCGAGTCGGAACCAGACCTCGGGCCGAACCCCAAGACCTTCACGCGGCTGTGCAGCCGGGACGAGGAGGACCGAGCCGCGGCGCTCGATGAGCTGACCCAGGCGGTGCTCGCGCGGTTAGGGCTGGACCGGCCCGGTTCCGAGCGCCTGTGCGCGTCGACTCTCCTGCATCTGCTACGGTTGTCTCGGTCGTGTCCGCTGTCCGAGGTCCGAGAGAGGGCAGCCAAACTGCTTCGCACTGCACAG GAGCGAGGAGTTGAAGTACCACGGGCTCTAACTTCAGGTTCAAGTGCATTTATCCCAGCTAAAGAG ATGCAGAAGGAGGGGATCGAACAGGATGTGCTGCTCGACGCCTTCTTCTCGCTGGGACGTCTGGACAACATCACCATGGCGATGGGGCTGCACCCAGCCTACCTCAGCTGCTTCCTGAGGACTCAGCACGCTCTGCTGGATCTGGACGGGCCCCTTCCGAGTCTCTGGAGACACTATATCGTCATCATG GCAGCGGCGAGGCACCAGTGCTCCTACCTGGTCCAGCAGCACAGCGCGGCCTACCTGGAGGCGGGCGGGGACGAGAGCTGGCTGGGCGGCGTGCAGCAGGCCCCCGCCAAGCTGCGCAGCCTGCAGGGCCTCAACAAGCTGCTGGCTCACAGGCCCTGGCTCATCACACAGCAGCACATACAG GAGCTGGTGTGTCCGGGGGCGGAGTCTCGCTGGTCATTGGCTGAACTGATCCATGCGGTGATTCTCATGGCGCACGCCCATTCGCTGTCCTCCTTCGTGTGGGGCTGCGGGGTGAACCCTGAGCCTGACCACACAGGAGGCCACGCCTTCAGCCCTCCGTCGCCCAATCACCTGCCCTGCGGCCCCCATAGCCCCGCCCACGAGGACGGCAGGCAAGAG ctgacggACGgcgtgatggaggtggaggtgctgaTGAAGAGGATGGTTGAGctccaggagcaggaggaggagtgcaCCCAGGAGGAGATGCTCACACGCTTTGAGCGGGAACGCAGCGAGAGCATCCCCACCG cggtggTGCGGGGAGCCCCTCCGGAGGTGGTGCTCCGCCTGGTGGAGGACCCAGAGTTCAGTTATGAGGACTTTGCCCCCCGGGGAGAGCAGGCCCCGCCAACCATGAGGGCACAG GACTACTCCTGGGAGGACCACGGCTACTCCCTGGTGAACCGGCTCCTTCCAGACATGGGACAGTTGCTGGACGAGAAGTTTCAG GTGGTGAGCAACCTGACCTACCACAGGATGGCCATGCATGAGGGCGTGGACACCTACACCCTGAGGAAAGCCCTGTGGAACTACATCCACTGCCTCTACGGCATACG CTACGATGACTACGACTACGGCGGCGTCAACGTGCTGCTGGAGCGCTCCCTGAAGGTGTTCGTCAAGACGGTGGCCTGTCACCCAGAGCAGACCACCGCGCGCATCTACCACGCCTTCTGGAGGCACTTCAAGCACTCTGAGAAg GTTCATGCCAACCTGATTGTCATGGAGGCTCGACTTCAGGCTGCGCTTCTCTACACTTTGCGAGCCATCACACATTACATGagatga
- the matn1 gene encoding cartilage matrix protein, whose product MTPAAPVVLLLLGLMGAHATLPAVPSLAELRTAAAMAAGLCKTRPTDLVFIVDSSRSVRPSEFEQVKVFLAKVIEGLDVGPNATRVGVVNYASRVKSEVSLKTYRTKAGLVKAVTKIEPLSTGTMTGLAIQFALNVAFSESEGARVKSPDISKVAIIVTDGRPQDNVKEVAQRARDAGIELFSIGVGRVDMNTLRQMASEPLDDHVDYVESYSVIEKLTKKFQEAFCVSDLCATGDHDCEQVCISTPGSFKCACKDGFTLLDDGRSCSACSGAATDVVFVIDGSKSVRPENFELVKKWINQIVDKLDVSEAKTHVGLVQYSSSVKQEFPLGRFNNKKDLKDAVKKMAYMERGTMTGQALRYLSDHSFNPSQGSRPGVAKVGIVFTDGRSQDYIGDAAKKAKENGFKMYAVGVGNAVEDELKEIASEPTGEHYFYTADFKTMTQIAKKLQINICEEEDPCECDSLVKFQKKVEEALQALTKKHILYLQSEEWW is encoded by the exons ATGACTCCCGCTGCGCCGGtggtcctgctgctgctggggctcatGGGCGCCCACGCCACGCTGCCAGCAGTGCCCTCTCTCGCGGAACTCCGCACTGCCGCCGCAATGG CGGCCGGTCTGTGCAAGACCCGCCCCACGGACCTAGTGTTCATCGTGGACAGCAGTCGCAGCGTGCGACCCTCAGAGTTCGAGCAGGTCAAAGTGTTCCTGGCCAAGGTCATCGAGGGTCTGGACGTCGGGCCCAACGCCACCCGCGTCGGAGTGGTGAACTACGCCAGCCGGGTGAAGAGCGAG GTGTCGCTGAAGACCTACCGCACCAAGGCAGGTCTGGTGAAGGCTGTGACCAAGATCGAACCCCTGTCCACGGGAACCATGACCGGTCTGGCCATCCAGTTTGCCCTCAACGTGGCCTTCAGCGAAAGCGAGGGTGCTCGGGTCAAGTCCCCTGACATCAGCAAG GTGGCCATCATCGTGACGGACGGGCGGCCCCAGGACAACGTGAAGGAGGTGGCCCAGCGCGCCCGCGACGCCGGCATCGAGCTGTTCTCCATCGGCGTGGGCCGCGTGGACATGAACACCCTGAGGCAGATGGCCAGCGAGCCCCTGGACGACCACGTGGACTACGTGGAGAGCTACAGCGTCATCGAGAAGCTCACCAAGAAGTTCCAGGAGGCCTTCTGTg TGTCGGACCTGTGTGCGACCGGTGATCATGACTGTGAGCAGGTATGCATCAGCACCCCGGGATCATTCAAGTGTGCCTGCAAAGACGGCTTTACCCTCCTGGATGACGGCCGCAGCTGTAGTG CATGCAGCGGCGCCGCCACAGACGTGGTGTTCGTGATCGACGGTTCCAAGAGCGTGCGGCCCGAGAACTTTGAGCTGGTGAAGAAGTGGATCAACCAGATCGTAGACAAGCTAGACGTCTCCGAGGCCAAGACCCATGTAGGGCTGGTGCAGTACTCCAGCTCCGTcaagcag GAGTTCCCACTGGGGCGCTTCAACAACAAGAAGGACCTGAAGGACGCGGTGAAGAAGATGGCCTACATGGAGCGGGGGACCATGACGGGCCAGGCCCTCCGCTACCTGTCCGACCACAGCTTCAACCCCAGCCAAGGCTCCCGCCCAGGGGTCGCCAAGGTGGGCATCGTCTTCACCGACGGCCGCAGCCAGGACTACATCGGAGACGCTGCCAAGAAGGCCAAGGAGAACG gattcAAGATGTACGCTGTGGGAGTGGGCAACGCTGTGGAGGACGAGCTGAAGGAGATCGCCTCAGAGCCCACGGGGGAGCACTACTTCTACACGGCCGACTTCAAGACCATGACCCAGATCGCAAAGAAGCTGCAGATCAACATCTGCGAAG AGGAGGACCCGTGCGAATGTGATTCCCTTGTAAAGTTCCAGAAAAAAGTGGAGGAAGCACTCCAGGCACTGACAAAAAAACATATCCTTTACCTGCAGTCGGAGGAATGGTGGTAA